A window from Thermoanaerobaculales bacterium encodes these proteins:
- a CDS encoding TonB-dependent receptor — MTRKALILGIGIALAALDLAALELRMVNPDGSPLSGARIAVVGRSGWIVADRDGSALLSPDPAPPFVLVVTRPDGVALQPVSVGELPAEGPLVVTLEAASETLTVVSGVVPDLELPPAVAATVLAAVDLEQRQPVRLAQVLENIPGAGSSGNGQSTVPGLRGLPKYRTLLLLDDARISSERRAGPSATFLDPRSLEEVEVVRGPGSVAYGSDAFGGIIRSKSRMPGLDGGSTVRFDLLAGTAADELEASAEASTPLLGGGFLLGAQYRSFDDYSSPEGVVANSAAEDFGFRAGYMTAVGSGVLHASWRSDLARDVGKPAPDSDVKRVWYPEEDSHRFNLGFERPGPGGWSRIAASAAWDTYQLLLAQDTVASGDNPRKLTESDVTADDYELRFEAERPLGDVRWVIGANAYGRFDLHAVESNRTLDEQGGVLDSASETSIESAHRDDIGVFTALSRDWQRWGLSAGLRGDWVRAVNDGGYFGDDRVTNTGGSGFLAVRWSVLPELELSLQAARGFRDALLSDRYYHGPTGRGYITGNPDLEPETSRQYDLAARWRSGRWQLAGYGYLYRIQDLIERYKEDGDYYFRNRGEAEIRGVEIEGDVALGGGLSLGVGAQWLEGEVLDDGTPTDDVPAPGGFVVLRSEHSRRWSWMVRGAAYDRDERPGPTEQVVPGHGVVDASVGYRLSPVLELQLLGRNLLDNTHLASADEATVLAAGRSIQLSVRGILSDG, encoded by the coding sequence GTGACAAGAAAGGCTCTTATTCTCGGAATCGGGATCGCGCTGGCGGCGCTCGACCTCGCCGCGCTCGAGCTGCGGATGGTGAACCCGGACGGGTCGCCGCTCAGCGGCGCGCGGATCGCGGTGGTCGGCCGCAGCGGCTGGATCGTGGCGGACCGCGACGGGAGCGCGCTGCTCAGCCCCGATCCGGCGCCGCCGTTCGTGCTCGTGGTCACGAGGCCGGACGGCGTCGCTCTCCAGCCGGTGTCGGTCGGCGAGCTCCCCGCCGAGGGTCCGCTGGTGGTGACGCTCGAGGCGGCGAGCGAGACCCTGACCGTGGTCAGCGGCGTGGTCCCGGATCTCGAGCTTCCGCCGGCGGTCGCCGCCACCGTGCTCGCCGCGGTGGACCTCGAGCAGCGGCAGCCGGTGCGGCTGGCGCAGGTGCTGGAGAACATCCCCGGCGCCGGCAGCTCGGGCAACGGCCAGTCGACCGTGCCGGGGCTGCGCGGCCTGCCGAAGTACCGCACGCTGCTGCTGCTGGACGATGCCCGGATCTCGAGCGAGCGGCGCGCCGGCCCCTCCGCCACCTTCCTCGACCCCCGCAGCCTCGAGGAGGTCGAGGTCGTGCGCGGCCCGGGTTCGGTCGCCTACGGCTCCGACGCCTTCGGCGGCATCATCCGCTCCAAATCGCGCATGCCCGGCCTGGACGGGGGCAGCACCGTCCGCTTCGACCTGCTGGCCGGGACCGCCGCGGACGAGCTCGAGGCGTCGGCGGAGGCCAGCACTCCGCTGCTCGGCGGCGGCTTCCTGCTCGGTGCGCAGTACCGCTCATTCGACGACTACTCGAGCCCGGAGGGCGTCGTCGCGAACTCGGCGGCCGAGGACTTCGGCTTCCGCGCCGGCTACATGACGGCGGTCGGGTCCGGCGTGCTGCACGCGTCGTGGCGCAGCGACCTGGCGCGCGACGTCGGCAAGCCGGCGCCGGACTCCGACGTCAAGCGCGTCTGGTACCCGGAGGAGGACTCGCACCGCTTCAACCTCGGCTTCGAGCGGCCAGGGCCAGGCGGGTGGTCGCGGATCGCCGCCAGCGCCGCCTGGGACACCTACCAGCTGCTCCTGGCGCAGGACACCGTGGCCTCCGGCGACAACCCGCGGAAGCTGACCGAGTCCGACGTCACCGCCGACGACTACGAGCTGCGCTTCGAGGCCGAGCGGCCGCTCGGCGACGTCCGCTGGGTGATCGGCGCCAACGCCTACGGCCGCTTCGACCTCCACGCGGTGGAGAGCAACCGCACCCTGGACGAGCAGGGCGGCGTCCTCGACAGCGCGAGCGAGACCTCGATCGAGTCGGCCCACCGCGACGACATCGGCGTGTTTACGGCCCTGTCCCGGGACTGGCAGCGCTGGGGCCTGAGCGCCGGCCTGCGCGGCGACTGGGTGCGTGCGGTCAACGACGGCGGCTACTTCGGCGACGACCGGGTCACCAACACCGGTGGCTCCGGGTTCCTCGCCGTCCGCTGGAGCGTGCTGCCCGAGCTCGAGCTGTCGCTGCAGGCCGCGCGGGGCTTCCGCGACGCCCTGCTCTCCGACCGCTACTACCACGGCCCGACCGGCCGCGGCTACATCACCGGCAACCCGGACCTCGAGCCCGAGACCAGCCGCCAGTACGACCTCGCGGCGCGCTGGCGGTCGGGCCGCTGGCAGCTCGCCGGTTACGGCTACCTGTACCGGATCCAGGACCTCATCGAGCGCTACAAGGAAGATGGCGACTACTACTTCCGCAATCGCGGCGAGGCTGAGATCCGGGGCGTCGAGATCGAGGGTGATGTCGCCCTGGGCGGCGGCCTCTCGCTCGGGGTCGGCGCCCAGTGGCTCGAGGGCGAGGTGCTCGACGACGGGACGCCGACCGACGACGTGCCCGCCCCCGGCGGGTTCGTCGTGCTGCGCTCGGAGCACAGCCGCCGCTGGTCGTGGATGGTGCGCGGCGCGGCCTACGACCGCGACGAGCGGCCGGGCCCGACCGAGCAGGTGGTGCCGGGCCACGGCGTGGTGGACGCGTCGGTCGGCTATCGGCTGTCGCCGGTGCTCGAGCTGCAGCTGCTCGGCCGCAACCTGCTCGACAACACCCACCTCGCCTCGGCCGACGAGGCGACCGTGCTCGCCGCGGGCCGCTCGATCCAGCTCTCCGTCCGCGGCATTCTCAGCGACGGCTAG